Proteins encoded within one genomic window of Conchiformibius steedae:
- a CDS encoding DegV family protein gives MGKKLVVAMSTSCLDYHPYQHNIRILRLNIELGNRRYIDGLSLKNGDFQNWMLENPQALAKTSPPSRLEITKFFLKIMDEGYREVLFVGMSEALSKTCARVREIIPLFEGKMIIRVFDSRSGTFIEGMMALEADRCFKKGLSMEQTLSRLDELRSDCQVMFGVSDLSYLLYNGRLSRVSGFVANLLRLKPLIHINRRGEAEVAERIMTTARAMRVLSDRVARVLEHGSYSVFTLYSGDLELHRDLEDILESRNQLRHLPSYPISPVVAAHIGPHAFGVGLIRAPVHETAKNAA, from the coding sequence ATGGGTAAAAAACTGGTTGTGGCAATGTCCACTTCGTGTTTGGATTATCACCCTTATCAACACAATATCCGTATTTTGCGTTTAAATATTGAATTGGGCAACAGGCGTTATATTGACGGTTTGAGCCTGAAAAACGGTGATTTTCAGAACTGGATGTTGGAAAATCCGCAGGCATTGGCGAAAACCTCGCCGCCGAGCCGTTTGGAAATTACCAAATTTTTCTTAAAAATTATGGATGAAGGCTATCGGGAAGTGCTGTTTGTGGGCATGTCGGAAGCCTTGAGCAAAACCTGCGCCCGTGTGCGCGAAATTATTCCGCTGTTTGAAGGAAAAATGATTATCCGTGTGTTTGACAGCCGCAGCGGAACGTTTATTGAGGGCATGATGGCATTGGAAGCAGACCGTTGTTTTAAAAAGGGTCTGTCTATGGAACAAACTTTGTCGCGCTTGGATGAGCTGCGCAGCGACTGCCAAGTGATGTTCGGGGTGTCGGATTTGAGCTATCTGCTGTATAACGGGCGTTTGTCGCGGGTGTCGGGCTTTGTTGCCAATCTGTTGCGCTTAAAACCGCTGATTCATATCAACCGCAGGGGCGAGGCGGAAGTGGCGGAACGGATTATGACGACGGCGCGGGCAATGCGGGTGTTGTCCGACCGTGTGGCGCGGGTGTTGGAACACGGCAGTTATTCGGTGTTTACGCTGTATTCGGGCGATTTGGAACTGCACCGCGATTTGGAAGATATTTTGGAATCGCGTAATCAGTTGCGCCATCTGCCGTCTTATCCCATCAGCCCTGTGGTGGCGGCGCATATCGGTCCGCATGCGTTTGGGGTGGGCTTGATTCGCGCCCCCGTGCATGAAACGGCAAAAAACGCTGCCTGA
- a CDS encoding uracil-DNA glycosylase family protein, with protein MNSENIAIEPHPLPPFAPPHTKLLMLGSFPPPRGRWKMDFYYPNFQNDMWRIFGLVFFGDKDYFVDTAAKTFREQAIRAFLNQAGIAVGDAAAQVRRLRGNASDRFLEVVQAVDLSELLTRLPQCQTVAFTGDKAAQILLPQLGAGAKLPTIAAPVTACCAGRELTLYRLPSSSRAYPLPLLQKAQAYRKVMAAASLPLYINLR; from the coding sequence ATGAACAGTGAAAATATTGCCATTGAACCCCACCCGCTGCCGCCGTTTGCGCCGCCGCATACCAAATTGCTGATGCTCGGCAGTTTTCCGCCACCGCGCGGGCGTTGGAAAATGGATTTTTATTATCCCAATTTTCAAAACGATATGTGGCGGATTTTCGGGCTGGTGTTTTTTGGCGATAAGGATTATTTTGTGGATACGGCTGCCAAAACGTTTCGCGAACAGGCAATCCGTGCGTTTTTAAATCAAGCGGGCATTGCGGTGGGCGATGCGGCGGCGCAAGTGCGCCGTTTGCGCGGTAATGCTTCCGACCGTTTTTTGGAAGTGGTGCAGGCAGTGGATTTATCCGAGCTGCTGACACGGCTGCCGCAGTGTCAAACTGTGGCGTTTACCGGCGATAAGGCGGCGCAAATCCTGCTGCCGCAGTTGGGCGCAGGGGCGAAATTGCCAACTATTGCTGCGCCCGTTACCGCCTGCTGTGCGGGGCGTGAGCTGACTTTATACCGTCTGCCTTCTTCATCACGCGCCTATCCTTTGCCTTTGCTGCAAAAGGCGCAAGCCTACCGCAAAGTTATGGCAGCGGCATCGCTGCCGTTGTATATCAATTTACGTTAA